The following are encoded in a window of Solidesulfovibrio magneticus RS-1 genomic DNA:
- the fliL gene encoding flagellar basal body-associated FliL family protein, translating to MADPAPEEQPKKKKSGLIKYIILVVLLLVLGGGGYFAYLTFFAAKPPAAAPPAEGAAPAEAPKADAHAEAKPAEKKAEGGHGEAKSDAKGGGGHGGGKDKAASNNVALPPFVVNLADPNARRYLKVVLEVEVTSNPELLEDNKAKIRDALLMLLSSKTSQDLSTLEGKILLRKEIVDRLNQAIGQPKVSRVYFTDFVIQ from the coding sequence ATGGCTGATCCAGCGCCCGAAGAACAACCGAAAAAGAAAAAATCCGGCCTCATCAAGTATATCATCCTGGTGGTGCTGCTGCTGGTCCTGGGCGGCGGCGGCTACTTCGCCTATCTGACCTTTTTCGCGGCCAAGCCGCCGGCAGCCGCACCCCCGGCCGAAGGGGCCGCGCCGGCCGAAGCGCCCAAGGCCGACGCCCACGCCGAGGCCAAACCGGCCGAGAAAAAGGCCGAGGGCGGCCACGGCGAAGCCAAAAGCGACGCCAAGGGCGGCGGCGGACACGGCGGCGGCAAGGACAAGGCCGCCTCCAACAACGTGGCCCTGCCCCCCTTTGTGGTCAATCTGGCCGACCCCAACGCCCGGCGCTACCTCAAGGTGGTGCTCGAGGTGGAAGTGACCAGCAACCCGGAACTGCTCGAAGACAACAAGGCCAAGATCCGCGACGCCCTGCTCATGCTCCTGTCCTCCAAGACCTCCCAGGACCTGAGCACCCTGGAAGGCAAGATCCTGCTGCGAAAGGAAATCGTGGACCGCCTCAACCAGGCCATCGGCCAGCCCAAGGTCTCCCGGGTCTATTTCACGGATTTCGTCATCCAATAA
- a CDS encoding GNAT family N-acetyltransferase encodes MKSERSASEQVGYAIIPAESRHLPLLNAIELAAAKIFPDGYLPEHILSDKLPMDVLLAAQAQGLLWAAVDAGGSPVGYVLVQVVDGMALLAQVDVHPDHGRQGLGRALIRHAMRRIWEQGFSECYLTTFSDIAWNGPFYEKLGFGIVGEADMPQAIAAILREEQERGLRNRVAMRLQISE; translated from the coding sequence ATGAAAAGCGAAAGATCCGCGAGTGAACAGGTTGGCTACGCCATCATCCCGGCCGAGTCGCGCCATCTGCCCTTGTTGAACGCTATCGAACTCGCGGCGGCGAAGATTTTTCCTGATGGTTACCTGCCGGAACATATTTTGTCGGATAAGCTGCCCATGGATGTGCTGCTGGCCGCGCAAGCGCAGGGCCTGCTGTGGGCGGCTGTCGATGCCGGTGGATCGCCTGTTGGGTATGTCCTTGTGCAAGTGGTCGATGGGATGGCCCTTCTGGCCCAGGTGGACGTGCATCCTGACCACGGCCGGCAAGGCCTGGGGAGGGCGCTAATCCGCCACGCCATGCGGCGCATTTGGGAGCAGGGATTTTCGGAATGCTATTTGACGACATTCTCGGATATAGCCTGGAATGGGCCCTTTTATGAGAAACTGGGATTCGGCATTGTCGGCGAGGCGGACATGCCGCAGGCGATTGCGGCGATACTGCGTGAAGAGCAGGAGCGGGGGTTGCGAAATAGGGTGGCGATGCGGCTGCAGATTTCGGAATAG
- the fliO gene encoding flagellar biosynthetic protein FliO: protein MPDPAAAPLPAVEYGLTGVALKMGLTLAVLLGVIFAAFWLLKRYGPKIGLGPGGRGGSLRLMDHLPVGPKKSVVVVRFLNKDLVLGVTDHSITRLAEVDHAANADFADALAAKTVQPDDAP from the coding sequence TTGCCTGATCCAGCCGCCGCCCCCCTGCCCGCCGTCGAGTACGGCCTCACCGGCGTGGCCCTCAAAATGGGCCTGACCCTGGCCGTGCTGCTCGGGGTCATCTTCGCCGCCTTCTGGCTGCTGAAACGCTACGGCCCCAAGATCGGCCTGGGACCGGGCGGTCGGGGCGGAAGCCTGCGCCTCATGGACCATCTTCCGGTCGGACCCAAGAAATCCGTGGTGGTGGTGCGGTTCTTGAATAAAGACTTGGTGCTCGGAGTCACCGACCATTCCATCACCCGTCTCGCCGAGGTCGATCATGCCGCAAACGCCGATTTCGCCGACGCCCTGGCCGCCAAGACGGTCCAGCCCGATGACGCGCCCTAG
- a CDS encoding IS5 family transposase, giving the protein MFAQKKEAAEGLGANPTDRGRSGTKIHLHVDQEGTPLGVIVVGANVHDSRLVGLTIENNSDLISMFNICTDIYHLCLDKGYDYPRVHEEVYSYGFESHIRSRGEEKIEKQEGLHPARRWVVERTFAWLKGFRGIRTRYCHYLSTFIAFVKLACAIIVFRKIYAKQ; this is encoded by the coding sequence CTGTTCGCACAAAAAAAAGAAGCGGCTGAAGGCCTTGGAGCGAATCCAACAGACAGGGGACGCTCTGGAACAAAGATTCATTTGCATGTCGACCAAGAAGGGACACCCCTCGGGGTCATTGTCGTTGGAGCAAATGTTCACGACAGTCGACTGGTTGGCTTAACGATTGAAAATAATAGTGATCTTATTTCCATGTTTAATATTTGCACCGATATCTATCACTTATGTCTGGACAAGGGCTATGATTATCCACGTGTACATGAAGAAGTGTATTCATATGGGTTTGAATCGCATATCCGTTCCCGAGGGGAGGAAAAAATTGAGAAGCAAGAAGGTCTTCATCCCGCTCGCCGCTGGGTCGTAGAGCGCACATTCGCTTGGCTGAAAGGCTTTCGCGGTATTCGAACGAGATATTGCCACTATTTATCTACCTTCATTGCCTTTGTGAAATTGGCCTGCGCAATTATCGTGTTCAGGAAGATTTATGCAAAGCAATAG
- a CDS encoding YggS family pyridoxal phosphate-dependent enzyme produces the protein MGGETAKTRLTGVLERIGAACRACGRDPSAVTLVAVSKFHDASAVAELAAWGQTIFGESYIQEALPKIEAAPAGLSWHFIGHLQRNKAKLAVGRFDLIHTVDNVELAHILQKRAAAQQLTQAVCLQVNVAGEAQKSGMAPGGLDALAEAVAACPNLRLDGLMVIPPVFDDPEGARPAFARLRELRDALASRLGRPLPVLSMGMSGDLEAAVTEGATHVRVGTDLFGPRI, from the coding sequence GTGGGCGGGGAAACGGCGAAAACGCGCTTGACGGGCGTTTTGGAGCGCATAGGCGCGGCCTGCCGGGCTTGCGGCCGCGACCCGTCGGCGGTGACGCTGGTGGCGGTGTCGAAATTCCACGACGCCTCGGCCGTGGCCGAGCTGGCCGCCTGGGGCCAGACCATCTTCGGGGAATCCTACATCCAGGAGGCCCTGCCCAAGATCGAGGCCGCGCCGGCCGGGCTGTCCTGGCATTTCATCGGCCATCTCCAGCGCAACAAGGCCAAGCTGGCCGTGGGCCGCTTCGACCTGATCCACACGGTGGACAACGTCGAGCTGGCGCATATATTGCAAAAAAGAGCGGCGGCCCAACAGCTGACCCAGGCCGTGTGCCTGCAGGTCAACGTGGCCGGGGAGGCGCAAAAGTCCGGCATGGCGCCGGGCGGCCTGGACGCCCTGGCCGAGGCCGTGGCCGCGTGCCCGAACCTGCGCCTCGACGGGCTCATGGTCATTCCGCCGGTCTTCGACGACCCCGAAGGGGCGCGGCCGGCCTTTGCCCGGCTGCGGGAGTTGCGCGACGCGTTGGCGTCCCGCCTTGGCCGGCCGCTGCCGGTGCTTTCCATGGGCATGAGCGGCGACCTGGAAGCGGCCGTGACGGAAGGGGCCACCCACGTACGGGTTGGCACGGACTTGTTCGGCCCGAGAATCTGA
- a CDS encoding transposase: MSTPYDFTELPDELWAQLEPLLDPFKRKRSGGSAPISSRNIMNGIIFRLKTGCQWSMIPRSYGSKSAIHEHYRRWARRGVFDQLMKICLENYHLQQGLHFSWQSMDGSLIQAPVRTKKRSG; encoded by the coding sequence ATGAGTACCCCGTATGATTTTACCGAACTGCCGGACGAGTTATGGGCACAATTAGAACCGCTCCTTGACCCGTTTAAGCGAAAGCGTTCTGGCGGAAGCGCTCCGATTTCCTCTCGGAACATAATGAACGGCATCATCTTCCGTCTGAAAACAGGATGTCAGTGGAGTATGATCCCAAGGAGCTATGGATCAAAAAGCGCTATTCATGAGCACTATCGCCGATGGGCGAGACGTGGAGTATTTGACCAATTGATGAAGATATGCCTGGAAAATTATCATCTTCAGCAAGGTCTTCATTTTTCCTGGCAATCCATGGACGGCTCTTTGATTCAGGCACCTGTTCGCACAAAAAAAAGAAGCGGCTGA
- the topA gene encoding type I DNA topoisomerase, with the protein MGKDLIIVESPAKVKTIKKFLGNAYAVEASVGHVRDLPSKKLGVDEKDDFAPQYQIIPGKQKVVSKLKEAAASASTIYLAPDPDREGEAIAWHVAQIVQEAGVPVHRIQFNEITAKAVREALSHPRDINEKLFLSQQARRILDRLVGYKVSPILWQKVKSGISAGRVQSVALRLVVDREKERRAFVPVEYWNFKARLAADSPPEFEAELAKYQGKKLEIGSAEAAAAAEAAITGQPFVVTAVTEKERKKSPPPPFITSTLQQAANQRLGYSAKRTMGAAQKLYEGLELGDSGTVALITYMRTDSTRIADEARDAAREYITEALGPDYYPEKARHFRSKAGAQDAHEAIRPIDVRITPADVKTLLPKDLFSLYKLIWERFVASQMAEARFWDTAVDVTAGPGLFKAKGQRLIFPGYLKVYGQEAGDEAKSLPKLDKGQELTLLELKKEQKFTQPPPRYTEASLVRELEEKGIGRPSTYAAIISTLIDRDYARLEEKHFVPSELGETVSDLLAEHFVKIMDVGFTAGMEEALDAVADGRTDWVNLLKDFTEDFNPTLAKAAKDMAKVKAGKETDVKCELCGKPMVIRFGKAGEFLGCSGYPDCKNTKEFDRAPDGAVIPRERKAEEVASVGACPTCGKDLVVKKSRTGSRFIACTGWPDCKYTKPLSTGVPCPKEGCSGTLVEKSSKRGKVFYACDAYPQCDFAVWDWPINEPCPQCDSKILVRKKTRDGELITCPSKSCRYKRAVGGKKDEGEGEE; encoded by the coding sequence ATGGGAAAGGACCTTATCATCGTCGAGTCGCCGGCCAAGGTAAAGACCATCAAGAAGTTTCTCGGCAACGCCTACGCCGTGGAAGCTTCCGTCGGTCATGTGCGCGATCTTCCCTCCAAAAAATTGGGTGTGGATGAAAAAGACGACTTCGCGCCGCAATATCAAATCATTCCGGGCAAGCAGAAGGTGGTTTCCAAACTGAAGGAAGCCGCTGCCTCGGCTTCGACCATCTATCTCGCCCCCGACCCCGACCGCGAAGGCGAAGCCATTGCCTGGCACGTAGCCCAGATCGTCCAGGAAGCGGGCGTGCCCGTGCACCGCATCCAGTTCAACGAGATCACGGCCAAAGCCGTGCGCGAGGCGCTTTCCCATCCCCGCGACATCAACGAAAAGCTTTTTCTCTCCCAGCAGGCCCGGCGCATCCTGGACCGGCTGGTGGGGTACAAGGTTTCGCCCATCCTGTGGCAGAAGGTCAAAAGCGGCATCTCGGCCGGCCGCGTCCAGTCCGTGGCCCTGCGCCTGGTCGTGGACCGCGAAAAGGAACGCCGGGCCTTCGTGCCGGTGGAATACTGGAATTTCAAGGCGCGCCTGGCCGCCGACTCGCCCCCGGAGTTCGAGGCCGAGCTGGCCAAGTACCAGGGCAAAAAGCTCGAAATCGGTAGCGCCGAGGCCGCCGCCGCCGCCGAGGCGGCCATCACCGGCCAGCCCTTCGTCGTCACGGCCGTGACGGAAAAGGAACGCAAGAAATCCCCGCCGCCGCCCTTTATCACCTCGACCCTGCAGCAGGCCGCCAACCAGCGCCTGGGCTATTCGGCCAAGCGCACCATGGGCGCGGCCCAGAAGCTCTACGAGGGCCTGGAACTCGGCGACAGCGGCACGGTGGCCCTTATCACCTACATGCGTACCGACTCCACGCGCATCGCCGACGAGGCCCGCGACGCCGCCCGGGAATACATCACCGAGGCCCTGGGGCCGGACTACTACCCGGAAAAGGCCCGCCATTTTCGCTCCAAGGCCGGCGCTCAGGACGCCCACGAAGCCATCCGGCCCATCGATGTCCGCATCACCCCGGCCGACGTCAAGACGCTTTTGCCCAAGGACCTCTTTTCGCTGTATAAGCTCATCTGGGAACGCTTTGTCGCCTCCCAGATGGCCGAGGCCAGGTTCTGGGACACGGCCGTGGACGTCACGGCCGGTCCGGGACTCTTCAAGGCCAAGGGCCAGCGCCTGATTTTCCCCGGCTACCTCAAGGTCTACGGCCAGGAGGCTGGCGACGAGGCCAAGTCCCTGCCCAAGCTCGACAAGGGCCAGGAACTGACGCTTTTGGAACTCAAGAAGGAACAGAAGTTCACCCAGCCGCCGCCGCGCTACACCGAAGCGTCGCTGGTGCGCGAGCTGGAGGAAAAAGGCATCGGCCGGCCCTCCACCTACGCCGCCATCATTTCCACGCTCATCGACCGCGACTACGCCCGGCTGGAGGAAAAGCACTTCGTGCCCTCCGAACTCGGCGAAACCGTCTCGGACCTGCTGGCCGAACACTTCGTCAAGATCATGGACGTCGGGTTCACCGCCGGCATGGAAGAGGCTCTCGACGCCGTGGCCGACGGCCGCACCGACTGGGTCAACCTGCTCAAGGACTTCACCGAGGACTTCAATCCGACCCTGGCCAAGGCGGCCAAGGACATGGCCAAGGTCAAGGCCGGCAAGGAAACCGACGTCAAGTGCGAGCTGTGCGGCAAGCCCATGGTCATCCGCTTCGGCAAGGCCGGCGAGTTCCTGGGCTGCTCGGGCTACCCCGACTGCAAGAACACCAAGGAATTCGACCGCGCCCCGGACGGGGCGGTGATTCCCCGTGAACGCAAGGCCGAGGAAGTCGCCTCGGTGGGGGCCTGCCCCACCTGCGGCAAGGATCTGGTGGTCAAGAAGTCCCGCACCGGCAGCCGGTTCATCGCCTGCACCGGCTGGCCGGACTGCAAATACACCAAGCCGCTGTCCACCGGCGTCCCCTGCCCCAAGGAGGGCTGCTCCGGCACGCTGGTCGAAAAAAGCTCCAAGCGCGGCAAGGTGTTCTACGCCTGCGACGCCTACCCCCAGTGCGATTTCGCCGTCTGGGACTGGCCCATTAACGAACCCTGCCCCCAATGCGACTCCAAGATCCTCGTGCGCAAAAAGACCCGCGACGGCGAACTCATCACCTGCCCCAGCAAAAGCTGCCGCTACAAACGCGCCGTGGGCGGCAAGAAGGACGAGGGAGAGGGCGAGGAATAG
- a CDS encoding lysophospholipid acyltransferase family protein → MRAVRDALVWCYWHPFKRLIQALPLPRALALARGLGSLLGRAPNARLHGMAEAARLVPGVPADPAARLALAREALRQFCQTDLEVLYFPRLTPAITAAHVRIEGRQRLDAALAQGRGVMLAFGHYGANQMVMPAVGHAGYRMCQLSAPATTLNDKLPEARSAAVRRTRELRWAHEQTLPVTHIDVFGSLKGAFTCLRGGHVLGVAMDGGGGEKRAAVPFLGRQALFSLGPMLLAAKTGCAVLPCFMERAPSGSLTLRIEEPLPLVAPGDSGASAEDAARANTAAFAARLSAAVMVNPSHYLYFLAFRQHMAAAGHEPFFLE, encoded by the coding sequence ATGCGAGCCGTCCGCGACGCCCTGGTGTGGTGCTACTGGCATCCCTTCAAGCGACTGATCCAGGCCCTGCCCCTGCCGCGCGCCCTGGCCCTGGCCCGGGGGCTGGGGAGCCTGCTTGGCCGCGCGCCCAACGCCCGGCTGCACGGCATGGCCGAGGCGGCCCGTCTCGTTCCCGGCGTTCCGGCCGATCCGGCCGCCCGCCTGGCCCTGGCCCGGGAGGCCTTGCGCCAGTTCTGCCAGACCGATCTCGAAGTGCTCTACTTCCCCAGGCTCACCCCGGCCATAACGGCCGCCCACGTGCGCATAGAAGGCCGCCAGCGTCTGGACGCCGCCCTGGCCCAGGGACGCGGCGTCATGCTGGCGTTTGGCCACTACGGGGCCAATCAGATGGTCATGCCCGCCGTGGGCCACGCCGGCTACCGCATGTGCCAGCTCTCAGCCCCGGCCACGACGCTCAATGATAAACTGCCCGAGGCCCGAAGCGCGGCCGTGCGCCGCACCCGCGAGCTGCGCTGGGCCCACGAACAGACCCTGCCCGTGACCCATATCGACGTTTTCGGCAGCCTCAAGGGCGCGTTCACCTGCCTGCGCGGCGGCCATGTCCTGGGCGTGGCCATGGACGGCGGCGGCGGCGAGAAACGCGCAGCCGTGCCGTTTCTGGGCCGCCAGGCCCTTTTCTCCCTGGGGCCGATGCTGCTCGCCGCCAAAACCGGCTGCGCCGTGCTTCCCTGCTTCATGGAGCGCGCCCCGTCCGGCAGCCTCACCCTGCGCATCGAGGAGCCGCTGCCTTTGGTCGCGCCCGGGGATTCCGGCGCGTCGGCCGAGGACGCGGCCCGGGCCAATACCGCCGCCTTTGCCGCAAGACTTTCCGCCGCCGTCATGGTCAATCCCAGCCACTACCTCTACTTCCTGGCCTTCCGGCAACACATGGCCGCAGCCGGCCATGAGCCTTTTTTCCTGGAATAA
- the era gene encoding GTPase Era, with protein MENVSRFGHVVMLGPTNAGKSTLLNRLIGQKISIVSPKPQTTRNSISGIITQGDLQAVFLDTPGLHRQKRGIAPLLLRSAYAALGQADVVLLILDAAQYARRLDGLAPDLRPIVKAVGDGRLPVLIALNKADVVREKARLLPVLAAVSEALPAAELFPISALTGLGVDDLLTALMSRLPEGAHQFDPDEVSTAPVRFLAAEIVREKLFLALGEELPYSTAVTIEDWDERSKPGLTKIRAAIHVARESHKPMVIGKGGERLKDVGQKARADIEEMLGGQVFLELWVKVRPDWTDDRAFLRDLGLGQ; from the coding sequence TTGGAAAACGTTTCCCGCTTCGGCCACGTGGTCATGCTCGGCCCCACCAACGCCGGCAAATCCACCTTGCTTAACCGCCTCATCGGCCAGAAAATTTCCATCGTCTCGCCCAAGCCGCAGACCACCCGCAACTCGATCAGCGGCATCATCACCCAGGGCGACCTCCAGGCCGTGTTCCTGGACACCCCGGGCCTGCACCGCCAAAAGCGCGGCATCGCCCCGCTTTTATTGCGTTCGGCCTACGCCGCCCTGGGCCAGGCCGACGTGGTGCTGCTCATTCTCGACGCGGCCCAGTACGCCCGCCGCCTGGACGGCCTGGCCCCGGACCTGCGCCCCATCGTCAAGGCCGTGGGCGACGGCCGGCTGCCGGTGCTCATTGCCCTGAACAAGGCCGATGTGGTGCGCGAAAAGGCCCGGCTGCTGCCGGTTTTGGCCGCCGTGTCCGAAGCCTTGCCGGCGGCCGAGCTCTTTCCCATAAGCGCGCTGACCGGCCTTGGCGTGGACGACCTCCTGACCGCGTTGATGTCCCGGCTGCCCGAGGGCGCGCACCAGTTCGACCCGGACGAGGTGTCCACGGCCCCGGTGCGATTTCTTGCCGCCGAAATCGTGCGCGAGAAGCTCTTTTTGGCCCTTGGCGAGGAACTGCCCTATTCCACCGCCGTCACCATCGAGGACTGGGATGAGCGGTCCAAGCCCGGGCTGACGAAAATCCGCGCCGCCATCCATGTGGCGAGGGAAAGCCACAAGCCCATGGTCATCGGCAAGGGCGGTGAGCGCTTAAAGGACGTGGGCCAGAAAGCCCGGGCCGACATCGAGGAGATGCTGGGCGGCCAGGTCTTTTTGGAGCTGTGGGTCAAGGTGCGGCCGGACTGGACCGACGACCGGGCCTTTTTGCGCGATCTGGGCCTTGGCCAGTAG
- a CDS encoding HAMP domain-containing methyl-accepting chemotaxis protein → MKLSTKLICSFAALLVMLCGLGLFSLMEMKAINSNTHELATNWLPTIKTIGKLTNQTSAFRRLELVHLLTTDKAAMEGYERQLADLKKGIDKSIETYRPLMSEPEERENFPKFLEAWNAYLGLHEKAMVLSRANDNVAAAAIAAGDAAKNIQAAQRYLDILIDVNDQGGAKSAAAAVAAYDSGRVVVLSLMAAGLVLGGILAHWLMRNVLGQLGQDPGYLGEVASAVAAGNLDVPLKPVEGQGGVYGVFVTMIANLKAKIAEADQKTAEAASQADAARVATAQAEEAANQARKARAEGMLQAAGRLEGVAGVLGSASDDLTGQINQARSGAQSQAERVGETATAMEEMNATVLEVARNAGQAADTAAQARGKAEEGARAVSRVAEFLVRVNDNARQSRTDMETLGHQAESIGAVLGVISDIADQTNLLALNAAIEAARAGEAGRGFAVVADEVRKLAEKTMTATKEVGDAIRGIQDGTKKNYDNVAQAVSAVEEAAGLASTAGGTLGEIVKLVDAAADQVRSIATASEQQSATSEEINRSVEDVSRIASESAQAMDMAGRAVDELADQARELAALIAEMQAEGGGTPRAAKAVTGRRPSPSLPPGRRPKALA, encoded by the coding sequence ATGAAACTGTCCACGAAACTCATCTGCAGCTTTGCCGCCTTGCTCGTCATGCTCTGCGGGCTGGGCCTTTTTTCCCTCATGGAAATGAAGGCCATCAACAGCAACACCCATGAGCTGGCCACGAATTGGCTGCCTACCATCAAGACCATAGGCAAACTCACCAACCAGACGTCAGCCTTCAGACGCCTTGAGCTTGTCCATCTGCTGACCACCGACAAGGCAGCCATGGAGGGTTACGAGCGCCAGCTGGCCGACCTCAAAAAAGGCATCGATAAAAGCATTGAAACCTACAGGCCGCTCATGAGCGAACCTGAGGAACGCGAGAACTTCCCGAAATTCCTGGAAGCCTGGAACGCCTATTTGGGGCTGCACGAAAAGGCCATGGTCCTGTCGCGCGCCAACGACAACGTCGCCGCCGCCGCCATCGCTGCTGGAGACGCGGCCAAGAACATCCAGGCGGCCCAACGCTACCTCGACATCCTCATCGACGTGAACGACCAGGGCGGCGCGAAATCGGCGGCCGCCGCCGTTGCCGCCTATGACTCCGGGCGTGTCGTCGTGCTTTCCCTCATGGCCGCCGGCCTCGTCCTTGGCGGCATCCTGGCCCACTGGCTCATGCGCAACGTCCTCGGCCAACTCGGCCAGGACCCCGGCTACCTGGGCGAGGTCGCCTCGGCCGTGGCCGCCGGCAACCTGGACGTGCCGCTCAAGCCCGTGGAAGGCCAGGGCGGCGTCTACGGCGTATTCGTCACCATGATCGCCAACCTCAAGGCCAAGATCGCCGAGGCCGACCAGAAAACCGCCGAGGCAGCCAGCCAGGCCGACGCCGCCCGGGTCGCCACGGCCCAGGCCGAGGAAGCGGCCAACCAGGCCCGCAAGGCCCGGGCCGAAGGCATGCTCCAGGCGGCCGGAAGACTGGAAGGCGTGGCCGGCGTCCTGGGTTCGGCCTCCGACGACCTCACCGGCCAGATCAACCAGGCCCGAAGCGGCGCGCAAAGCCAGGCCGAGCGCGTGGGCGAGACGGCCACGGCCATGGAAGAGATGAACGCCACCGTGCTGGAAGTGGCCCGAAACGCCGGCCAGGCCGCCGATACCGCTGCCCAGGCGCGCGGCAAGGCCGAGGAAGGAGCCAGGGCCGTCTCCCGGGTGGCCGAGTTCCTCGTGCGCGTCAACGACAACGCCCGGCAATCCCGCACCGACATGGAAACCCTCGGCCATCAGGCCGAAAGCATCGGCGCGGTGCTCGGCGTCATCTCCGACATCGCCGACCAGACCAACCTGCTGGCGCTTAACGCCGCCATCGAGGCCGCCCGGGCCGGCGAGGCCGGGCGCGGCTTTGCCGTGGTCGCCGACGAGGTGCGCAAGCTGGCCGAAAAGACCATGACCGCCACCAAGGAAGTCGGCGACGCCATACGCGGCATCCAGGACGGCACCAAGAAGAACTACGACAACGTGGCCCAGGCCGTTTCCGCCGTGGAGGAAGCCGCCGGCCTGGCTTCCACCGCCGGCGGCACCCTGGGTGAGATCGTCAAGCTCGTCGATGCCGCCGCCGATCAGGTGCGCTCCATCGCCACCGCTTCCGAGCAGCAATCCGCCACCTCCGAAGAGATCAACCGCAGCGTGGAAGACGTCAGCCGCATCGCTTCCGAATCGGCCCAGGCCATGGACATGGCCGGCCGGGCCGTGGACGAACTGGCCGACCAGGCCCGCGAGCTGGCCGCGCTTATCGCCGAGATGCAGGCCGAAGGCGGCGGCACCCCAAGAGCCGCCAAGGCCGTGACCGGCCGGCGGCCGTCCCCATCCCTGCCCCCCGGCCGTCGGCCCAAGGCCCTGGCCTGA
- the fliN gene encoding flagellar motor switch protein FliN, with translation MTPDDIDQDKLAAEWAAALDDQDEKPASQNDIDALFDQPSGGGGGGGDDALAAEWAAALADEEETSIKRERDQEALSRQSAKAKFKDMTPEAKAQRPDNIRRDLDFILDIPLDVSAELGRTKLLINELLQLGQGSVIELNKLAGEPLEIYVNGKLVARGEAVVINEKFGVRLTDIISPIERVKQLA, from the coding sequence ATGACTCCCGACGACATCGACCAGGACAAACTCGCCGCCGAATGGGCCGCCGCCCTGGATGACCAGGACGAAAAACCGGCCTCCCAAAACGACATCGACGCGCTTTTTGACCAGCCGTCCGGGGGCGGCGGCGGCGGCGGCGACGACGCCCTGGCCGCCGAATGGGCCGCCGCCCTGGCCGACGAGGAGGAAACCTCCATCAAGCGCGAACGCGACCAGGAAGCCCTGTCGCGCCAAAGCGCCAAGGCCAAGTTCAAGGACATGACCCCCGAAGCCAAGGCCCAGCGGCCGGACAACATCCGCCGCGACCTCGACTTCATCCTGGACATTCCGCTGGACGTTTCGGCCGAACTGGGACGCACCAAGCTGCTCATCAACGAACTCCTGCAACTCGGCCAAGGCTCGGTCATCGAACTCAACAAGCTGGCCGGCGAACCGCTGGAAATCTACGTCAACGGCAAACTCGTGGCCCGGGGTGAAGCCGTGGTCATCAATGAAAAATTCGGCGTGCGCTTAACCGACATCATCAGCCCCATCGAACGGGTGAAGCAGCTTGCCTGA
- a CDS encoding phosphoadenosine phosphosulfate reductase family protein: MDHALLDLPLDDKIALSKRVLAGAMDRFGHTFWIAWTGAKDSTLTLWLARELCRETGRTMPRVLTIDEGDPFPEILDFQKRLTADWGLDVHLAANHEILDRKPAIGDYIDLSGLSQAVRDEAARTGFTGPGFPFDPESPLGNQLMKVLPMNTFLRENGVAALATAIRWDEHPAREGELYESPREEPPHLRVHPILHMREADVWAITRGRGLPHCSLYAKGYRSLGTLSGTVRKSDLPAWEQDLDDRSGERAGRDQDKEDAMEQLRALGYM; the protein is encoded by the coding sequence ATGGACCACGCCCTGCTCGATCTGCCCCTTGATGACAAAATCGCCCTGTCCAAGCGCGTGCTGGCCGGGGCCATGGACCGCTTCGGCCACACCTTCTGGATCGCCTGGACCGGAGCCAAGGACAGCACGCTGACTCTGTGGCTGGCCCGGGAACTGTGCCGCGAGACCGGCCGGACCATGCCGCGCGTGCTGACCATCGACGAAGGCGACCCGTTCCCGGAAATCCTCGATTTCCAAAAGCGCCTGACCGCCGACTGGGGCCTGGACGTCCATCTGGCCGCCAACCACGAGATCCTCGACCGCAAGCCGGCCATCGGCGACTACATCGACCTTTCCGGCCTGTCCCAGGCCGTGCGCGACGAAGCGGCCCGCACCGGATTTACCGGCCCCGGGTTCCCCTTTGACCCGGAATCGCCGCTGGGCAACCAGCTTATGAAAGTGCTGCCCATGAACACCTTTTTGCGCGAAAACGGCGTGGCCGCCCTGGCCACCGCCATCCGCTGGGACGAGCATCCGGCACGCGAAGGTGAGCTCTACGAAAGCCCACGCGAGGAGCCGCCCCATCTGCGCGTCCACCCCATCCTGCACATGCGCGAAGCCGACGTCTGGGCCATCACGCGCGGCCGCGGCCTGCCCCACTGCTCCCTCTACGCCAAGGGTTACCGCAGCCTCGGGACCCTTAGCGGCACCGTCCGCAAAAGCGACCTGCCGGCCTGGGAACAGGACCTGGACGACCGCAGCGGCGAACGGGCCGGGCGCGACCAGGACAAGGAAGACGCCATGGAACAGCTGCGCGCCCTGGGCTACATGTAA